A genome region from Mauremys reevesii isolate NIE-2019 linkage group 12, ASM1616193v1, whole genome shotgun sequence includes the following:
- the THYN1 gene encoding thymocyte nuclear protein 1 produces the protein MSQPGKKRSRATLPDKEGPAAKFTKSKTQEEEESMMPAAKERNSKTVGSGTGKATKKAACPSEQGSKQAYSHWLMKSEPESRFEKGVDVKFGIEDLKAQPNQTACWDGVRNYQARNFMRDMKVGQEAFFYHSNCKEPGIAGIIKIVKEAYPDHTQFDKKDPHYDSSSTKEKPKWSMVDVQFVRMTKRFIPLSELKAQHQAHRASGGPLKDMTLFTRQRLSVQPLTDEEFEFVLSLEEKPS, from the exons ATGTCTCAGCCAGGCAAAAAGAGAAGCAGAGCAACATTGCCAG ataaagagGGGCCTGCTGCTAAATTCACCAAAAGTAAGACTCAGGAGGAGGAAGAATCCATGATGCCTGCAGCTAAGGAGAGGAATTCAAAGACCGTGGGGAGTGGCACAGGAAAGGCTACTAAGAAGGCGGCCTGCCCTAGCGAGCAGGGAAGCAAGCAAGCATACAGCCACTGGCTGATGAAATCAGAACCGGAGAGCAGGTTTGAGAAGGGAGTGGATGTGAAA TTTGGCATTGAAGACTTAAAGGCTCAACCCAATCAGACAGCATGCTGGGATGGAGTCAGGAATTACCAG GCACGGAATTTCATGAGAGACATGAAAGTTGGACAAGAAGCATTTTTCTATCACAGTAACTGCAAAGAGCCTGGGATTGCTGGAATTATCAAG ATTGTGAAGGAGGCCTACCCAGACCACACTCAATTTGACAAGAAGGACCCTCACTACGATTCCTCCAGTACCAAGGAGAAGCCCAAGTGGTCGATG GTGGACGTCCAATTTGTGCGGATGACTAAGCGCTTCATCCCCCTGTCCGAGCTGAAGGCTCAACACCAGGCACACAGAGCTTCGGGAGGCCCGCTGAAGGACATGACACTCTTCACCAGGCAGAGGCTCTCCGTCCAGCCCCTGACAGACG AGGAATTTGAATTCGTCTTGAGCCTTGAAGAGAAACCAAGTTAG